In the genome of Megalops cyprinoides isolate fMegCyp1 chromosome 7, fMegCyp1.pri, whole genome shotgun sequence, one region contains:
- the LOC118780140 gene encoding ventricular natriuretic peptide-like: MAKFGICFGYILLVLMQNIVAPNPLLNRYNDQELDSLKDLIHRLEEKLTSNDEPEVYPGYEDAKVDAEEEAVDISPSALRQGEDSVLMNTPDRALPDSAARSRFRDLAGLTRTAKSFNSCFGNRIERIGSWSGLGCNSIKTGTKKRIFGN; encoded by the exons ATGGCGAAGTTTGGCATTTGCTTTGGATATATTCTACTTGTCCTAATGCAGAACATAGTGGCGCCAAATCCCTTGCTCAATAGGTACAATGACCAAGAGTTGGACAGTCTGAAG GACCTAATACACAGACTTGAGGAGAAGCTGACCTCCAACGATGAACCTGAAGTTTACCCAGGATATGAAGACGCAAAAGTGGATGCCGAGGAAGAAGCCGTTGACATTTCGCCCAGTGCCCTCCGCCAAGGCGAAGACAGCGTACTTATGAACACACCAGACAGAGCTCTCCCAGATAGTGCCGCAAGGTCACGGTTCCGAGATCTGGCAGGCTTGACAAGGACTGCCAAATCTTTCAACAGCTGTTTTGGTAACAGGATCGAAAGAATTGGGTCATGGAGTGGACTCGGATGCAACAGTATCAAGACCG GAACGAAGAAGAGGATATTTGGGAACTGA
- the LOC118780269 gene encoding brain natriuretic peptide-like produces the protein MQPVTVSFYCLVLFLNAQLFSAHPVNSKTWTNEDMDVLKNLLQRLEESIPDQREVAPYQTERAEDVRFEDMALSARDNSEEPQPRISQAEVKEFLSAQDLKAVRSDSSSKKYSGCFGRRMDRIGSMSSLGCNTVGRFNPKKR, from the exons atgCAGCCAGTCACCGTTTCCTTTTACTGccttgtgctgtttttaaacGCGCAGCTCTTCAGCGCTCATCCTGTGAACAGCAAGACATGGACCAATGAGGACATGGACGTCTTAAAA AATCTTCTCCAGCGACTGGAGGAATCCATTCCTGATCAAAGAGAGGTCGCGCCctatcagacagagagagcagaggacgTGCGCTTCGAGGATATGGCTTTGTCTGCAAGGGACAACAGCGAAGAGCCCCAGCCGAGAATAAGCCAGGCCGAAGTGAAAGAGTTTCTGTCGGCTCAGGATTTGAAAGCTGTCCGCAGCGACTCGTCTTCCAAGAAATACTCGGGATGTTTTGGTCGAAGAATGGACAGAATCGGTTCTATGAGCTCTCTGGGATGCAACACCGTCGGTCGATTTA atCCAAAGAAGAGATGA
- the LOC118781375 gene encoding natriuretic peptides A-like: protein MLRPAVLLGLFALLCPQGELVTAHLLSRPYSAADLARLKSLLEQFEETLAGEEAAVRPEDYEDVRPETEESQASPEWERDRGEQGPVSGAKNPDEGSPARRSRLKDLLMSTRSQFTSACFGARMDRIGTYSGLGCNSKKG, encoded by the exons ATGCTGAGGCCGGCTGTTCTCCTGGGTCTCTTTGCCCTGCTCTGTCCTCAGGGGGAGTTAGTGACAGCACACTTATTGAGCAGACCGTATTCAGCTGCTGACCTGGCCAGGCTGAAG AGCTTGCTGGAGCAGTTTGAGGAGACGCTAGCTGGGGAGGAGGCTGCAGTCAGACCTGAAGATTACGAGGATGTGAGGCCAGAGACGGAGGAGAGCCAGGCCAGcccagagtgggagagagacagaggagaacaaGGGCCCGTATCGGGTGCCAAGAACCCGGACGAGGGCTCCCCAGCTCGGAGGAGCCGTCTGAAGGACCTGCTCATGTCCACTCGTAGCCAGTTCACCTCGGCCTGCTTTGGCGCAAGAATGGACCGGATCGGAACCTATAGCGGCCTGGGCTGCAATTCCAAAAAAGGATAG
- the nppal gene encoding natriuretic peptide A-like → MISNITIYCVSSLLLLNLAGGKPVSSLQSLKELLGEENSVPYVESEETEAEGKDLNAESAAFNAGALHSWDPNASDSALSVKENALLRLLNDILSSSKRSWTRFKKGGLRSCFGVRLERIGSFSGLGC, encoded by the exons ATGATATCAAACATCACCATCTATTGTGTCTCCTCGCTGCTTCTTTTAAATCTTGCTGGGGGTAAACCAGTGTCCAGCTTGCAG AGCCTGAAAGAGCTGTTGGGAGAAGAGAACAGTGTACCCTACGTTGAGTCGGAGGAGACCGAAGCAGAGGGGAAAGATCTGAACGCGGAGAGTGCAGCATTCAACGCGGGAGCGCTGCATTCTTGGGACCCTAACGCGAGCGATTCTGCACTTTCGGTGAAGGAAAACGCGCTCCTGCGTCTTCTCAATGACATTCTGTCATCCTCCAAGCGCTCCTGGACCAGATTCAAGAAAGGAGGTCTACGAAGCTGCTTTGGGGTCCGGCTCGAGCGGATTGGGTCGTTTAGTGGACTAGGGTGCTAA